Proteins found in one Nostoc sp. NIES-3756 genomic segment:
- a CDS encoding GNAT family N-acetyltransferase encodes MVVKNLNYVIRPLTQQDEPFLWQMLYEAAHLAEEGNLTVQDAMNHPELLKYVENWGLPGDMGFAATLVDSDVSVGAAWLRLFTKDNQGYGYIDDQTPELAMAFRPAKLNATLPQYRNQGIGTKLITHLITAAKVVYPAIALSSRKSNPALRLYQRLGWQIVPGSETVNRVGSISLKMKLDLATMLEASTN; translated from the coding sequence ATGGTTGTTAAAAATCTGAACTATGTAATTCGTCCACTCACGCAGCAAGACGAGCCTTTTTTGTGGCAGATGCTTTACGAAGCAGCGCATCTAGCAGAAGAAGGTAATTTAACAGTGCAGGATGCGATGAATCATCCTGAGTTGCTCAAGTATGTAGAAAATTGGGGTTTGCCGGGTGACATGGGTTTTGCTGCTACCTTAGTTGATAGTGATGTATCTGTAGGGGCTGCATGGTTGCGCTTGTTCACCAAAGACAATCAAGGATATGGTTATATTGATGACCAAACACCCGAACTAGCGATGGCGTTCCGCCCAGCAAAGCTGAACGCTACTCTACCACAATATAGAAATCAAGGTATAGGAACAAAGCTAATCACTCATTTAATTACAGCAGCTAAAGTTGTTTATCCTGCGATAGCGTTAAGTAGCAGAAAATCAAACCCAGCTTTGCGTTTATATCAACGCTTGGGTTGGCAAATAGTTCCTGGTAGTGAAACTGTTAACCGAGTAGGTAGCATATCTTTAAAGATGAAATTAGATTTGGCAACGATGCTAGAAGCTAGTACAAATTAA
- a CDS encoding ABC transporter permease encodes MATTRSVALAGWRLLQRFGKLLSSQGVLIILLSLAVFASFRYETFLTPLNLMNIMRQNSMLALVALGMTVVILSEGIDLSVGSLVALGGVVAAMLAEQGSFVAIACGIASTTLLGMVNGLLVSRARLQPFVVTLFTASAARGLALSITQERSIALPSSASGLVWLGRGFIGWFPVPVVIVALLYLVTWFVLHRSRLGLHIFAIGNNEEASRLMGVNPKQIKLVVYTFSGLMSGLAGVVLAGRLGAGQPVAGFGWETDAIAATVMGGTFLSGGQGSVFPTLIGVLLLGMMYNLLNLEGTITPWWQLVLRGALLLLVVLFQKRIAQKR; translated from the coding sequence ATGGCTACTACTAGGTCTGTTGCGCTTGCGGGTTGGCGGCTGTTACAGCGTTTTGGCAAGCTTCTTAGCTCTCAAGGTGTGCTAATTATTCTTCTAAGTTTGGCTGTGTTTGCATCGTTTCGTTATGAAACCTTCCTCACACCGCTTAATCTAATGAACATCATGCGCCAAAACAGTATGCTGGCGCTGGTGGCGCTGGGTATGACTGTAGTGATTCTGAGCGAGGGAATCGATTTATCGGTAGGTTCCTTGGTGGCTTTGGGTGGTGTGGTTGCGGCCATGTTGGCAGAACAAGGAAGCTTTGTAGCGATCGCCTGTGGTATTGCCAGCACTACGTTACTAGGAATGGTCAATGGTCTGCTTGTGTCCCGCGCACGCCTACAGCCGTTTGTTGTCACGTTATTTACTGCTAGTGCTGCCCGAGGACTGGCGTTGAGCATTACTCAAGAGAGGTCGATTGCTTTACCTTCGAGTGCATCAGGGCTAGTTTGGCTCGGTAGGGGTTTTATAGGTTGGTTTCCTGTACCCGTGGTAATAGTTGCACTGTTATATCTTGTCACTTGGTTTGTACTGCACAGGAGCCGCTTAGGTCTGCACATATTCGCTATTGGTAATAATGAGGAAGCCTCCCGACTCATGGGGGTGAACCCAAAGCAAATAAAACTGGTAGTTTACACATTTAGCGGGTTGATGTCGGGGTTGGCTGGTGTTGTTTTGGCGGGTCGTTTAGGTGCAGGTCAACCTGTAGCCGGCTTTGGTTGGGAGACGGACGCGATCGCAGCCACAGTTATGGGAGGAACGTTTCTCTCAGGGGGTCAGGGTAGCGTATTCCCGACACTCATCGGTGTACTCTTACTAGGAATGATGTACAACCTGTTAAATCTTGAGGGAACTATTACCCCGTGGTGGCAGCTTGTGCTTCGTGGTGCATTGTTACTTCTGGTCGTACTCTTTCAAAAGCGTATCGCGCAGAAGCGTTAA
- a CDS encoding ABC transporter permease gives MKRKKHKLGWRSLWNPNFGALAALLILYIANAVFTPRFATVSNTLNMLLQVSTTMLVAIGMTFVIASRGIDLTVGSTMALVSVVVALLIKYGIVVAVLFALSAALLVGLLNGFLISRLKLDALITTLAALILWRGIAQVIGDGKLVPFTHPTFEALGKGYLLSIPTQVVIATVAIAGAFFCIRSTLFGHHIVAVGGNEEAARLAGIRAERVKYVVYLISALLAGFAGLIETARLGMGDPTKVGINAEFDAIAAVVVGGTPFSGGRANVLGTVVGALLMQVISTSFNMLLIPFTWSLVLKSVIILFAIFLQRPKEI, from the coding sequence ATGAAGAGAAAAAAGCATAAGCTGGGTTGGCGATCGCTGTGGAACCCAAACTTTGGCGCACTTGCGGCACTCCTAATTCTCTATATTGCTAACGCCGTCTTTACTCCGCGTTTTGCTACAGTTAGCAACACCTTGAATATGTTGCTGCAAGTATCCACAACTATGTTAGTTGCCATTGGTATGACCTTTGTCATTGCTTCCCGTGGCATTGACCTCACGGTCGGCTCTACTATGGCATTAGTTTCAGTCGTTGTGGCCTTGCTGATTAAATATGGGATAGTTGTTGCTGTCTTGTTTGCCTTGAGTGCTGCTTTATTGGTTGGTCTTCTCAATGGCTTTTTGATTTCACGTTTAAAACTTGATGCTTTGATTACTACCTTGGCGGCGCTCATCTTGTGGCGTGGTATTGCTCAGGTGATTGGGGATGGTAAGCTGGTTCCTTTTACCCACCCAACTTTTGAAGCACTCGGCAAGGGCTATCTCCTCTCCATCCCAACTCAGGTAGTAATTGCCACAGTTGCGATCGCTGGTGCTTTCTTTTGTATCCGCTCTACACTTTTCGGACATCACATCGTTGCAGTTGGCGGTAACGAGGAGGCGGCGCGGCTGGCGGGTATCCGAGCAGAACGGGTGAAATATGTAGTCTATTTAATTAGTGCTTTGCTGGCTGGGTTTGCGGGACTCATCGAAACGGCAAGATTAGGTATGGGTGATCCTACCAAGGTGGGTATTAACGCAGAATTTGATGCGATCGCAGCTGTTGTTGTTGGTGGTACGCCTTTCTCTGGTGGTCGGGCAAATGTCCTGGGTACGGTTGTAGGCGCATTGCTCATGCAGGTAATCTCTACTAGTTTTAATATGCTTCTGATTCCCTTTACTTGGTCATTAGTTTTGAAGTCTGTAATCATTCTTTTCGCCATCTTTTTGCAGCGTCCCAAGGAGATATAA
- a CDS encoding serine/threonine protein kinase has product MDKSLPQPFQASIYQTLLPSLQIRSVNPRDPIEVCHVPQPWQLLGRGNYAAVLYHPDYPHYVVKIYAPKRPGYEEEVEVYRRLGSHPAFSECLYAQDGFLVLKRLYGTTLYDCMHLGLPIPKQVIKDIDEALNYAKKQGLYPHDVHGRNVMMHEGRGLVVDVSDFLHQEPCSKWVNLKRAYYWFYLPVLCPLRLRVPYSALNWVRKCYRFATNCTHFLSQLFFKLKSFKYFKF; this is encoded by the coding sequence ATGGACAAATCCCTGCCACAACCTTTTCAAGCAAGCATCTATCAAACACTTCTACCTAGCTTACAAATTAGAAGTGTCAATCCACGTGATCCAATTGAAGTTTGCCATGTTCCCCAACCTTGGCAGCTACTAGGCAGAGGAAATTATGCAGCCGTACTTTATCACCCTGACTACCCTCACTATGTGGTAAAAATTTATGCTCCTAAACGGCCAGGCTATGAAGAAGAAGTAGAAGTCTACCGCCGTTTAGGTTCTCATCCGGCATTTTCTGAGTGTTTGTATGCCCAGGATGGCTTTTTGGTTTTGAAGCGACTTTATGGAACCACGCTTTACGATTGTATGCACTTAGGTTTACCAATTCCCAAGCAGGTAATAAAGGACATTGATGAAGCTCTGAACTACGCCAAAAAGCAAGGACTATATCCCCATGATGTCCACGGTCGTAATGTGATGATGCACGAAGGGCGAGGACTAGTTGTAGACGTTTCCGATTTTCTGCATCAAGAACCTTGTTCAAAATGGGTCAACCTTAAAAGGGCTTATTACTGGTTTTATCTACCTGTGTTATGCCCACTGCGATTACGTGTACCATACTCGGCTTTAAATTGGGTGCGTAAATGTTATCGTTTCGCTACTAATTGCACACACTTCTTGAGTCAACTATTTTTTAAATTAAAATCTTTCAAATATTTTAAGTTTTAG
- a CDS encoding alpha/beta fold hydrolase has product MNNFVTPPERQTTMQLKDSRKLAWSEWGPVDGVPVLFCTGAGMSGWLGFGTSYLPELGLRLIAIDRPGLGLSTPHPKKTLSSWADDTQEFIQAHNLDNVLAVGFSQGAPFAFTLAGCGLVKAIAIVSGQDELFHPSLKPLLHPDVARMVTAIEQDAVEFERQFAQIATADGLWQLIINMSAECDGLRPTFGDRHLYQSDLFAPAYQQALKEGFAQGANGYTRDLVNALSPWPVKLEDINVPVNLWYGALDTSTVHSPDFGATLALRLPNVSHIVDPQQGGSILWTRARDILAKLKSYVSLT; this is encoded by the coding sequence ATGAATAACTTCGTCACTCCACCCGAAAGACAAACAACGATGCAGCTTAAGGATAGTCGTAAGTTGGCGTGGTCTGAATGGGGGCCTGTTGATGGAGTTCCTGTTCTGTTTTGTACAGGAGCAGGGATGAGCGGATGGCTAGGTTTTGGTACTAGTTATCTCCCAGAACTGGGATTGAGACTTATTGCTATTGACCGTCCTGGACTGGGTTTGTCTACTCCTCACCCTAAAAAAACTTTATCTTCTTGGGCAGATGACACGCAAGAGTTTATTCAAGCTCATAATCTCGATAATGTTCTCGCTGTTGGTTTTTCTCAAGGCGCACCGTTTGCTTTCACTCTGGCTGGATGCGGACTTGTTAAAGCCATAGCAATTGTCTCAGGACAGGATGAACTTTTTCACCCAAGTTTAAAACCGCTTTTGCATCCTGATGTTGCCAGAATGGTTACTGCTATTGAACAAGATGCGGTAGAGTTCGAGCGACAATTTGCACAGATAGCTACAGCAGATGGACTGTGGCAGTTAATTATTAATATGAGTGCAGAATGCGATGGGCTACGCCCCACCTTCGGTGATCGCCACTTATACCAAAGTGATCTATTCGCTCCAGCATACCAACAAGCGTTGAAAGAAGGTTTTGCTCAAGGCGCAAACGGGTACACACGCGACTTAGTAAATGCGCTGAGTCCCTGGCCGGTAAAATTAGAGGATATCAATGTTCCTGTAAATTTGTGGTATGGTGCTTTAGATACCAGTACAGTTCACTCCCCTGATTTTGGTGCAACTTTGGCTTTACGCTTACCAAATGTTTCACATATTGTAGATCCTCAACAAGGAGGTTCAATTCTGTGGACAAGGGCTAGAGATATTCTTGCCAAACTGAAGTCTTATGTTTCTCTTACTTGA